In Synechococcus sp. CC9616, the following are encoded in one genomic region:
- a CDS encoding EthD domain-containing protein, which produces MAFADAREEVVFYVPLWIRNGISIEQFDNYWRDVHGPVCARLPGQMEYWQYHLSAYDGGIFPEIKNIRINTDPADQFLGIAELTFSSVEDRATWFTASAILMDDEHNIFSKAIGYTTSMGNTRTVSSRLSEPYPNGPLSEMRYHVLIRKEDAVSVEDFRDYMKDVLMHAITKRSEVVQLRYHLFDAIDLSRPDAQGVEHVEKDGKEYHAAFEISFANGLDRESFFASREFTQALTDGALMIDMIKPCAERFAATFVRDHQMTLAGQRGSSVAQLVNDLGALNQIREDIGSLMLTNKLES; this is translated from the coding sequence ATGGCATTTGCAGACGCACGCGAAGAGGTGGTTTTCTACGTCCCCCTCTGGATCCGCAATGGTATTTCTATAGAGCAGTTTGATAATTATTGGCGTGATGTCCATGGTCCTGTGTGTGCACGTCTGCCAGGGCAGATGGAGTATTGGCAATATCATTTGTCTGCTTATGATGGAGGAATTTTTCCAGAAATAAAGAACATCAGAATCAACACCGATCCCGCTGATCAATTTCTAGGGATTGCGGAGTTAACCTTTTCGTCTGTTGAGGATCGGGCTACATGGTTTACGGCTTCAGCCATTTTGATGGATGATGAGCACAATATTTTCAGTAAAGCCATTGGCTACACAACATCTATGGGGAACACGCGAACTGTTTCCAGTCGATTATCTGAGCCTTATCCAAATGGGCCCTTGTCTGAAATGCGTTATCACGTTCTCATTCGTAAGGAGGATGCTGTTTCTGTTGAGGATTTCAGAGATTATATGAAGGATGTCTTGATGCACGCAATTACAAAGCGTTCTGAAGTAGTTCAATTGCGATATCACTTGTTTGACGCAATTGATCTGTCTCGTCCTGATGCTCAAGGCGTCGAGCATGTTGAGAAAGACGGTAAGGAATATCATGCCGCTTTCGAGATTTCTTTTGCTAATGGTTTGGATCGTGAAAGCTTCTTTGCTTCCAGGGAATTCACTCAGGCTCTCACGGATGGTGCACTGATGATCGATATGATTAAGCCCTGCGCTGAGCGATTTGCTGCCACGTTTGTGCGCGACCATCAAATGACCCTCGCAGGTCAACGTGGATCTTCTGTTGCTCAGTTGGTCAACGATCTTGGAGCACTTAATCAAATCCGTGAGGATATCGGTTCCTTAATGCTGACGAATAAGCTTGAAAGTTAG
- a CDS encoding VOC family protein — protein sequence MVKSGSNTMELYSPDTTETPSALGHMLQGIQHFGMTTPDLKKSLTFYIDILGGRLAVGGDGFYGSEMHNLLFQLDEMNSKEGEHSPEYYGVPDLRSGKDNLDVRFIQFGNTNLELLHFRGAEAEGGPYAPNIFKSITSCVGFGNVPHLSFHVKSDVDMTEFANKLVEESHKKGLTEVAINRKIDVESREDLDKAPTSYAMTEFPGSFEGWALIYAKGPNGEQLEFNQVRSVCRENFIKAMEQYNKLNKTSHTWPAG from the coding sequence ATGGTAAAAAGCGGTTCAAACACCATGGAGCTTTACTCTCCGGACACCACTGAAACTCCTTCAGCATTAGGGCACATGCTGCAGGGAATTCAGCACTTTGGGATGACGACTCCCGACTTGAAAAAGTCACTTACCTTTTACATCGATATTCTTGGGGGTCGTCTCGCTGTAGGTGGAGATGGTTTCTACGGTTCAGAAATGCATAATCTCCTCTTCCAGTTGGATGAAATGAACAGCAAAGAGGGAGAACACTCGCCTGAATACTACGGAGTTCCTGATCTCCGCAGCGGTAAAGATAATCTCGACGTTCGTTTCATTCAATTCGGCAACACCAATCTGGAGCTACTTCATTTCCGCGGCGCAGAAGCGGAAGGTGGTCCATATGCACCCAACATCTTTAAGTCAATTACTTCATGTGTTGGTTTTGGCAATGTTCCACACTTGTCATTTCACGTTAAATCAGACGTCGATATGACAGAATTCGCGAATAAGTTGGTTGAAGAATCTCATAAAAAAGGTTTAACCGAAGTTGCAATCAACCGCAAAATTGATGTTGAATCACGTGAAGACCTCGATAAGGCTCCGACAAGCTACGCGATGACTGAATTCCCCGGATCTTTTGAAGGCTGGGCGTTGATCTATGCCAAAGGACCTAATGGCGAACAACTGGAGTTCAACCAGGTGCGATCTGTCTGTCGCGAAAACTTTATCAAGGCCATGGAGCAGTACAACAAGCTCAACAAAACCTCCCATACCTGGCCAGCAGGCTGA
- a CDS encoding TolC family protein → MKRLIAFISTAQLLGLVAIPQSFANPTPTDSFSQTSSGPVDQTSFDSLDYGNDTFQETSEELAAIRRDFDGRSQAYTLDEAIAYAIANNPTIQAAYRSVQSKQWSAISDKRLWWPTASGAGPYGDVNIVPTWPTIGQRYTSTQGRAYTTVESTDGKTYLEKTNSNSYTIIDTFVPAVHGRWTFFDMPRGAVIKSSTEAAKAEELLFNMTVRDTVLAVQEGYFALYSEIKFLNGLELDYRENVDQLSQAEAKYSAAPTLINLNAVQQSKATLYAQLEQLIDMHVKLIQEGANMARAMGLPIGTLIKPSDDFQMRPLGSWNMELMPTIEHALAHREEILSAQTLAKSQSYLATSYSYSYLPKLSLYGYFDYNAQNGIYGASDAKKNNKTWSWGPSANIGLIFSWNFDGTVNDAKSRSAKYASKQSLAKAQASRDMVATQTATAFAEYTTAKMSLNTSKAALTNAKRARDTSKILYQQNLIDATAFTAAANAVSIASESYTKSIFTYNNSLAKLYRYTSIWPVGVSKMLDEAVKILKEG, encoded by the coding sequence ATGAAACGTTTAATTGCGTTCATTTCAACTGCGCAGCTTTTAGGACTAGTCGCCATTCCCCAGAGTTTTGCCAACCCAACTCCAACAGACTCATTCTCCCAAACTTCGTCTGGACCTGTAGATCAAACTTCATTTGATTCATTAGATTATGGAAATGACACATTTCAGGAAACAAGTGAGGAACTTGCAGCGATCAGACGTGACTTCGATGGTCGCTCACAAGCCTATACCTTGGATGAAGCCATCGCCTATGCAATCGCCAATAACCCCACAATTCAGGCCGCTTATCGCTCGGTTCAGTCAAAACAATGGAGTGCCATCAGTGATAAGCGTTTATGGTGGCCCACTGCATCAGGCGCAGGCCCGTATGGAGACGTCAACATTGTTCCAACTTGGCCGACGATCGGCCAACGGTACACATCCACACAAGGACGTGCATATACGACAGTTGAATCAACAGATGGCAAAACATACTTAGAAAAAACAAACTCGAATTCATACACAATTATCGATACTTTTGTCCCTGCAGTGCATGGCCGTTGGACATTTTTTGATATGCCACGAGGAGCTGTCATCAAAAGCTCAACAGAGGCGGCGAAAGCCGAAGAATTACTATTTAACATGACCGTACGAGACACGGTCCTTGCAGTTCAGGAAGGTTATTTTGCCCTCTACAGTGAAATCAAGTTTCTAAATGGATTAGAACTTGATTATCGTGAAAACGTTGACCAACTTTCCCAAGCGGAAGCAAAATATAGTGCGGCACCAACGTTGATCAACCTAAATGCTGTTCAACAATCGAAAGCAACTTTATACGCTCAGCTAGAACAACTCATCGACATGCACGTTAAACTGATTCAAGAAGGAGCAAATATGGCAAGGGCCATGGGACTTCCGATTGGAACATTAATCAAACCATCTGATGATTTTCAGATGCGACCTCTTGGTAGCTGGAACATGGAATTGATGCCAACAATTGAACATGCCCTTGCTCATCGAGAAGAAATTCTGAGTGCTCAAACACTAGCTAAATCTCAAAGTTATCTGGCAACATCATACAGTTACTCTTACCTCCCAAAACTATCACTCTATGGCTACTTTGATTACAATGCTCAGAACGGCATCTACGGTGCATCGGATGCCAAAAAGAATAATAAGACCTGGAGCTGGGGCCCCAGTGCAAACATTGGATTGATCTTTAGTTGGAATTTTGACGGAACAGTTAATGATGCAAAGTCACGCAGTGCCAAGTATGCGTCTAAACAGTCACTCGCAAAAGCACAGGCATCGAGAGATATGGTTGCCACTCAAACAGCGACGGCTTTCGCTGAATATACAACCGCCAAAATGAGCTTAAACACTTCAAAGGCAGCACTTACGAACGCAAAGAGGGCAAGAGATACCAGTAAAATACTGTACCAACAAAACCTGATCGACGCTACAGCATTCACGGCAGCTGCTAATGCTGTTTCGATAGCATCAGAGTCTTATACCAAGTCAATATTTACGTACAACAACTCACTCGCAAAACTTTATCGCTACACATCAATCTGGCCTGTTGGTGTTTCAAAGATGCTAGATGAAGCTGTCAAAATCCTTAAAGAAGGCTAA
- a CDS encoding nuclear transport factor 2 family protein, which translates to MSKNLEQAKRLFAAGETMQIERFAEHFSDECLYKFANNSAAHSPQEIINGSEEFLQRVTSVEHNIVNHHESGGRLYLQMEISYTCANGAQHTLPCCDALEFDEKGKVKELRIFMDISPVYNEPLPSHKQENTEISLGHEDIKKKVSEMYAALKKEDWKLFESFFHEDVVYKVGANDPVVGPDKISRTLQYIYKILKLTTHNQRGLWKADDDTVIIEMDANYVNKLTEKFVQVPCTDIYRFENGKIVEWRVYPDASQTGFTSWFNK; encoded by the coding sequence ATGTCCAAAAACCTGGAGCAAGCCAAGCGACTGTTTGCAGCAGGGGAAACGATGCAGATAGAACGCTTTGCAGAACACTTTTCTGATGAATGCCTCTATAAATTCGCAAATAATTCAGCTGCACATTCACCCCAGGAAATAATCAACGGCTCTGAAGAGTTCCTGCAACGCGTAACATCTGTAGAGCACAACATCGTCAACCATCATGAATCGGGAGGGCGCCTATACCTTCAGATGGAAATCAGCTATACATGCGCCAATGGAGCACAACACACGCTGCCATGCTGCGACGCACTGGAGTTTGACGAAAAAGGCAAAGTAAAAGAGCTCAGAATCTTTATGGACATCAGCCCCGTTTACAACGAGCCACTACCATCACACAAACAAGAAAATACAGAAATAAGTCTAGGGCACGAAGACATCAAAAAAAAGGTTTCCGAAATGTATGCCGCGCTCAAAAAAGAAGACTGGAAACTGTTTGAAAGCTTTTTTCACGAAGACGTGGTGTACAAAGTAGGCGCGAATGATCCGGTCGTCGGCCCAGACAAAATATCAAGAACGCTTCAGTATATCTACAAAATACTAAAATTAACGACTCACAATCAACGCGGCCTTTGGAAGGCCGACGATGATACCGTAATCATCGAAATGGATGCTAATTACGTCAACAAATTGACTGAAAAATTCGTGCAGGTTCCGTGTACAGATATCTACCGATTTGAAAACGGAAAAATTGTTGAATGGCGAGTTTATCCCGATGCATCACAAACAGGTTTTACCAGCTGGTTTAACAAATAA